gtaagaaagtaggtatccttgcTATAGTAagataaggaaataaagtgacaaaaagggaaattttgagttatggcaacattgggaagtatattatgacatattaattcaagaaaggattaaatcgcaaaagtgagaaaagttttgttgatcaagagtaaatactcaaaatttgagcaggtaaagtgtaaatatgaaaaagctGAAGGatcaatagtgcaaatattttaagggtggaataatctagaaactaaggaaaatggatgaattaggaccaaattgaaaaggtgaagaattttaagggactaaattgtaattttaccaaattaagtgatgactcaaggatgaaattttaaaagattataaagggaaaaatgttcaattagaagagagagaaatctagaaggcaatgatgatgttggtgatactttagattaattaattaaataaatattagtttattaatattttaatttgatttttaaatgatattttattattttattattaatttatttagtgtatatatatgtgtgtgggaagaaagatgaaaagccACCATCCCACCATCTTTCCATGCATTTCACGTTAGAagggaagagaagaaagaaagttttgttttctttacaatttggtccttctaccaaaaatttatcattttcacctagaaatcaaaagaattttcatatcccaagagagaaagataacaaggagactacgGGGAGCtaaaatatcaagttagattcaagaaatagaagctggaggagagagaaaatcaagttaaaggttgaaaccaataggacaaggtaagaacatcaagatttcaatatatttttaagtttgatattattgaaaaagtatggaaatgatgttatagtagagttttcttatataaggtcttatgttcttgatatattagtgaagggaaataagtgaaagtgatgggaaatattataaagaaagggaataagggagttataaacttagtaatcaacatcttgcactaaaacagttttgaacaacagcaggaggttaattttaaaattcaccataaatcgtggaaattgaattagaggatgagaaaaatatggaattaaatcttatttagtctagtttcttatagaagaaactATGAAAGTAATGGAAttataaatcatgagatataataagttttgtgagacaaggtcagaatgaatttgagTTCCCTgttatgactttggaaaatcatcaaaattggagaaaaataattatgggcttaaatttatatttttaaatccttaatgagtctattttcaatataaataaatggtaacatcatttgaatcccgtacgaggagataattaaattttagtgaagaagggtcggaactgtcagacaacagaacagaggtgactttaaagaataaaatgtacttactggctgaataaaaaattctgaaaattttatggtaataatatatgtgagtttagtttcagataaaatttaaagatctCAATTCGAAGTTCTGtagcttaaaatataattaatttagtgactatgactcaagtgaacagATTGTTATGAGTTAACAAGTAAATAATGGTAttatatatatcaaggatgtggaatggagtggaggaggaggaaaaatatatgtaaatattcagctaatatgagtttatcttaaaatagctaatttacatgttataggttcaggactaaattgaataaaagtaaaattttagggtaattttgtaaaatgtcaaaatgaccaaattgcatgaaatgaattgttttattatttaatttaataaattgaatgaaatattaacttagatcaagatcgggtagaAAATCGAgggaaatggaaaattaccataATGCTCTTATatcttggtatttctgcaaaTTAACCTGctggtaagtttgtatgaactatattctgtacaattttgattaaagcgAATGtcatttgatgatgaataatatatatgtatatgtgttagtattgaactgaatttagaaaattgaatggaataagaaatatgtgttagtattgaattgaaatttgattcgTGAATGAAAAGgtgaatttgatattgaaagTAACTTTTGGaatgaatgtgaaattgaattgagaattgaaaaccctattaactagtcgggctgagtcggatatagttggcatgccataagattggaAGAGAACGGGAATTTATCGGCTTTGccgatcaggcactttatgtgtcgtacaccaggcactttatgtgttgCACaccaggcactttatgtgtcgtatcagGCACCTTGTGTGTCGTATTTCAAGCACCTCGCATGTCATATTTCaggcacctcgtgtgtcgtATTTCAGGCACCTCGTGTATCGTATCAGGTACTTATATGTCATATActgatcaggtactatgtaccgttttaggcacaatgtgctgtattggtgtgtttggttagAATCTACGTATCCGCCAAAGCCCGAGtctgttaataggggtaattaaatgaaaagttaaatcgAGCAAAATGAAACAGTTGAGCCATTGAAGGGAAACATGATTGTGGAAcataatttgaaaatgtgaattgaatatgaaaatgtgaatagaaagcatgaactaattgTTCATGAGATAAATAAAGGCTCAATGTAATAGTATATGGTGTTAACAAATGAAAgccaaattgaattataaatattgagaaatgaattattattggaaatatattatcgaatttaatactcaatttggattgaacgcgggatTGAGTAAAATCATTCTgtggcaaaggatgaattgtcggataagaccataactgggttatggcactatgaacgtaagaccatggtcggaccatggcagtgtttatatgtgcaagaccatagttggactatgacACCTaagaacgatgtactcatatccgtaagtcgttcttcgattCAGAAAGAAACGGTAAaagacttatgtgattgaattgaaagatttatagattattattagtattgatctgaaataaatgtaaccattgatatttaaatgataaaacgGCCAAATTTCTGAAGTGAGATAACATGagtttgaaatgaactattattGGTATGTACGCGAAATTCATAAAAGTGATGGTACATGaaacattgaaataatgaaatgaatgatatatgccAATGAAGAAACGACAAGAGAAtaatatgtatcatgacatgtaaatgtATGATTATCTTTAATATGTTGATACAAGAAAATTTATGTATGATGAGTTTATATGTAATGTATGCAAGTACGCTAACCAGTGTTGTTGCTTGATGCTTATtcaagtgccaagctattggttgaatgattatttgtataatgcattgaattggtaagtatttaagtgaaaatatactagtgctcatgaaaaaatggtaaggtttaaattatgcaatttcttatgaaatgccttatcatgtgatcaattcgaaaaaggctttggttaaatgcactagcttgtaatcatgatatgtttatgacttcTGTGTCATGTATATGGAATAAGCGTggaaagtaaataaatgcaaatgaaaataaagaaattatgaagagttaaagttatataaaatcctactaagctTGGGATAATATGTAAGTGAtactgtggatttattcaccttgtgagttgttgaatatagCTACATGAGTATTGTGGTATTAATAgtggattattcttgatatgtatagatttcatttttttttaaaatgaactaatatgattaaaggctacacgagcttactaagcattcattgcttacgtattgtttttatttaccctacagattatcggaagctcgattgggttggaggtttgttggagatatatcacactatctattgGTTATATCGGTATGTTTGAATGATTGGATTTTGGATATAGTGGCAAgtataggtattttgtttaataatgaCCTATTTCCATTCACAcgagcagagacacgggcatgtgtcccctacttctaagaaaaattttgaaacgtaaccctgttccggcgacggattcgggttaggggtgttacaatttgactcttttttaaaaggttgaggatcaattttaactaaaaaaaaaagaataagagctaaattaacaaaaaaaattatataaacattaaggactaaatttagcattaaacaaaaaaagagattattttccatatttctatgcctacaaaaaaaaatgacaaCCACAAAATATTGGACTTTTTCATGTGCTGGGTGAAAATAgataataactaattaatttgttttgctTAGTGAATAATTTAAGTGACCATTATTgggttttatatataaatatatacccTAAGAAGAaactatttaaacataaaagttagttttaatttattttaaaaagtccACATTTTTATTTGTGTAAGCTGAAACTACAATGTTAGGCGGTGAGTTCACTATCATATTAACACACTGTGATACTTTATGtatcaaaaaaattcaattaaaaaataaatgttgaactcAAATGGTAATATTATGGTAAATtagaaatttgtaaaatagCTTGGACATCATTCTCTCACAATATCGAGTGCTTTTTGTACcgatcttttcttttatttcttcaagtttTACTCTTATGTTAAACTTCATTCTATTGATGACATGATTCAAATACACAACCAATTTCATCTCACGAATTATCCCATTGAAATAGACATATAAGCGAAATTgattattcatttttatactaaaattttaaaataaactaaaaataaaaaaatattgattgcaattaaaacaatttatatcATGAAAATTCAAAGCTTTACCATAAATCAATTATCATATCCAAATTTTCAAACcttaacaaacataaaatataaaaatttcaaccaaCTAATATAACACTAACATAAagatgtaataaataaatacaacaatataATACCAACATTTTAGTCTTtaaggcatatatatatatatatataaacacttgCATGGATaatatataacaatttaaaaCTTTGCTAACGCAGTTCGAAAATGATCCTATTTTACAAACTTTACTCAGTGAATGGTTCATTCAACAATTGATCCAATCACCTGTTTGTTAAAACTCAATCCACCCTTACACGTATAAGAAGTAATTGCAACCCTAGTAACTAGTCCCAACTTGTTACAACTACTCATCCAATACCTCACTTACAATCATATTTAACACTGTCAAATAATGCCGAGTGcataaatagaaagaaaatcGACAGCAAATAAACTAACAAAATCAGCACTAACACTCTCCAAACGAAGCATTCATTCATACGAATAAGCTacctatttatagactaaatGAGACAACCTTTCAAATTAGACTTCAATTTGGTGCATAATAATCCAAGATAAAAAAAACCTCCAAAAGTAATctcaaaatacaaatttattatcCAAGTAAATTGAGCAAATAAATTACGAAATAAGCCTCATGTGATAAGGGATGTCGATCACCGAGATTTAAGATGAAAAGAAACACATCATGCAATCCATTTGcatatggtaaaaatatatatgtaggcCCGAGTCCAAATACCAACATCGCTGTATCTGAACAAGTTATgttgattaaataaaaagcaTTCAAATATCTGATCAACAaacaaatactaaaaattataaaaacataactattattacaaataaattaaattaaataataattaaaacaccaAAAACAATGCGTTTGATCTTGAATTCTTAAATTGATGAAAGAATGAGGTATTTACAGATGAAAGTGGGTGCcgcatttaatttttattttattccccCAACGACACCCATATTTTGACGTAACATCGGCATATTTTTCAGTGTGACAACACCACTTCAAATATTTTTGCAAAGCCACAGTTTTcataccatttttttaatattatttcattaaaaataaattttggtatgCTTCCATATAAGTAGGCAAATGGTTTAGAAGTTTGACacccaaaataaaaagcaaaggccattttggatttaaaatgCAGATCCACTGCCCTTCGTCTTCCCAAGCATCACATCTTTAGCTTCATTGATTTTCGAGGCCAGGTAGTGGCTCCCACCCGCATCTGGATGGTTCGCTACCATTACTTTCCTATGTTGTTCCTTCACCTTCTCCGCTGTCGCGTTCTCCCTGTTAAAGCATATGGTGTAGAAAAGAAACATCATCACAAATATGGAAATCTGTGAAAACACTAAAGAAATGCATGCCACAAGTATCATCTATGCTTGCTTTCATTCTTCATTTCCCCAACCCTAATCTATACTGCATGTCCCTAAAGTACTCGTGTCCCACATATATATTTGggcaaatatatgaaaaaaaaatttaattgaagatgCATGTATTGGGGCTCACTTCATAGTTCTCAATCACCCTTTGGTCTTACTAAGGTAGTGACAAGGGTTGGATTCGGATGCCAGAAAATTTTTCGAAACTTCAAACATTAACTTAGGAAGTAATCAAATAAGAACTCCCATCACCAAAAACTTGAGGATCATAATATTATCTCTCAGATAGACATtaccaatatataaaatattcaaagtaTATGATTGCCTTAATATTCTAGGGGATAAAGTTCATAAATGAGTCATTCATGTATGCTTAAGaatctaaaatcataatattaactcTCAAATagatattacaaatatataacaGATTCATAATATATCATTTCCTTAATGAGTTATGCGGAACAAAGCTTACCGAACACCAAGGATCAACGCGGCTTCTCTTCTTGTCATTGTAGGTTGAAAACCACCGTCGTAAAATTTACGCATTCTAGGTTTTGGTGGTCTTGCCTTAAATGCTTGCCAAGCTTGTATTCCATATCTACCAGCAAGAGCTGCTGCAGCAACTGCAAGCCCAGCGAAAAATGGTGTAGCCTGATGAACATCtagaaattcattaattaaagtttatatatattgcaGCAGAAGAATCAagtctttaattattttacaaaagaaaagaaacactATTAACCCTCAATTGCAGCTAAAAAGTTTTAGTTCGACAAGTTATCAATTAGCATAAGCAGCTCTTGAAAGTCACATTTTATTCCACCGAGTTTTCCACTATGCTTTCCGGATTTTTCATTCCTTAAAGTACCCGTATCAGACACATAATAAAGACAATTTGAGTTCAACTAGTGAGCATAAGCAGTTCTTTAATGTTGCATCAAATTCTAATAAGTTTTAAGCTATGTTTTCCAGACTCTTCATTCTCTCTAAAGTATCCGTGTCAAACACATACCTGTATTTGATACTCACCCCCTGAGACCACGTTACATAGGTTTTGAATGCGAACAAGCTattaattcattcaagattcatcTTTTTACTAATTCTTTGAAGGCTAACACACAGCTACCCTAAACTGACCAAATGCCATAAACTAAAAGTTCCCTCAACTCTTTCATTTTTTGTGAAGTATCTGTGTCCAATGTGTATTTAGATATGGAGATATGACCCccaaaatacatgaaaaacttCAATATAGATACGCACACATACCTATGGTAGACACATTCTCATATTCAATTCGAGCAACATTAGAAAGAAATCTAGAGTCATAGAATAAACAAGAAACTAAAGTTTCATACCATGAAATCAATAAATTGATAAGAAGATTAAATATCTCTCAAGTACTTAAAAACATAAGCTAAGGCTGAAGCTTCCCTTGGCTCTTTCTCTACCATGGAAATCACATCAACTGCCAAATCCCAACATCTCCATGAGTTTATCAACAGACGTACTTTAAACTACACCATAAACAAAAGGGACTTTTGCCTGAACTCAGAGGAGTCTATCAGCATCagatttattcaaaacaaattgtAACTGGACGCGAAGGTGAGTATCTAAAACGGGTATGTTTCGACACAGATAAGCTCAATTATTCCATATATTTGTCAAAATATGTGTTGGACACagaatactaaaataaaaataactcaGGTAACATAGTTCGGCTTATACTTGGAACTAAAAAGAAAGTCCACAACACCATAACAACTTCTCCCCCcaaaaaataatcttttttcCTTTAGAAATATTAAGCTGAAACAAATTCTTTATTCATGTTATGAAACTGAATGGCATCCATAGTAAAATAATTCCTAAAAAAAGGTGAACTTTCGTACTCCaaattaagcatttaattagattcaaacaaaaacatttaaaaaaatggcaaaacagagaaaaatgggaaaatgaaataattataataaaaaggatctagaaatttaccatttttcttAGCGGGATTTGGGATACAACCTCAGAAATCCaaggatgaaaatgttgaagCGGCTTCCGGCTTTCGTATTTCAGGTTCTGTCACTGAAACGAAAAATCGAGCGAGGTTTTGGGCTCTGTTTAGGTAATTTGGTTTCATTTAAAAGGTGTTCTAGACCGGCTATGCTCCTCACCAGTTTTAACTTCTTTAGGGTCCCccaatcttttataatttcaatattactacttcatatttgtattttatttatgaatattagtaatataaactaattttactttttaatattaaataaattgaaattttaagcattaaaaaattattactgaaattgatattaaaaactatttgataatttagtaaatataaatgttgCTTGATAAAACTAAAtgctaatatttaaaaattatatctgttataaaataaaagataaagaacaaagaacaaagagaatgagaaagcaaaagagagaacgtattttattgatcaattggAAATATTTACGATGCTTCTCCaaaatctctatttataggcataagaagtataaattaAGTACAGATATACTTCTAAtcactattagaatttaaagtatatcaaaatttatcttgatcttgatagacattcataacactcccccttagatgtccattggtagataatgtgtctcattaaaaccttactaagataaaaatCCCGTGGGAAAAAAATTcctagtgaaggaaaaagagtacaattTCTATAATACTCATAATATattgcctcattaaaaaccttaccaagaaaatccaatgggacaaaaccttggtTAAGAAAAAAAGAGTATAGCGCAAATTTACTCCCCTCATAAAAACATCACATAATATCTCATATTCTGCATATTCAATCTTGACTACTAGCTTTTCAAATGACCATTTGAATGTattgctaagcatttatatcaccattcttttgaaagtcatgagtgaggaaaaattttggggaaaatatattttgatctcttcaggagTTTCAACAATAGTCATAGGaaactttaatcataattattctataaaaatataaatcggtattttggatcattttataaacctccttcaactactattcactCAGTCAAATTTactacatatgttcaaattatttcaattcatataaatgaacaatttatcgagaattttaatatgtttctagcattctaaatctttcaaggattttaatataaactttaatatatagtgattcataaaaggttgtaacaacaaccattaaaCGCAAGTTAAAtctgttgaaaccatttttattttgaaaaacaggttcgacttggattttgaaaaataaaaatgggagtcgccaccgattctttttatttaggtgtgatcgggtcacctcaaaaagtggttatttttaataagcgatttgactttattaaaaacacgattttggtctacgaaattcagaaaaacgggttcgggaatcggttacatacgaggaatgattagcacccttgtaacgcccaaaaattggtacctagttaattaattaatgtcttaatgtcgaaaattaaaaactttgaagagatttaaaatacgatcttttatttttatttttttaaaaacttatataaaacaagttacTCGATAAAACCCTCTCATTtcgaaaagagaaaatgtcacacccaataagttagggcatgatatttcacttcctcaaaaacgagcttgtccaaaaaactcgtgcaataaaatttaaaaggatattcaattgtttaagttagatgaagaaatcgcagcccaatacgttagggcacaatttctcaaaattctaaacattgaatattacctttattatttttagaaaaaatcatcatctcgagaaaacaacgtgtcatatccaatgcgttaggacacaacgtattgaattctcgataatgagctttttatttatgttttgattaaagagcattatCGATTATTCGGATTCAACGAAAgagttggaacccaatacgttagggcccaatcctctcgaagatttcaaataccgagtattgcctttatttttcaaaattttctctttatacgaatttgggtaaaaattatataatggagtaacaattgtgataatgtaaatataaatagcatgatcaagaacaataataataataataataataataataataataataataataataatgaaaagataaataaaaaacaaatcaatcatgtatacacaatatcaagtaaataaacaaataaaaccaagcatttaaagaatataataatgataataatggtcatgtgaataaataaataaataaacatcaagtaaagcaataataataacaaagaaaatagataaaattataaaatataaatatatatatatatgtacatataagaaaaatatatatgtgtgaatcatataaaaataaaaatatataaatatacgtattttaatatgtaaaaatatatatataagtatgtatataaaattatgaaacatagaaaatatataaaagtatgtgtatatatatatttataaaaattaaaaatgtgtacgtatatgtatatattataaaacgtatatatgtatacatgcatatatataacaaaatttgaaatttaaaggcataaaaagtaaataataatgatacaagattaatgatgccacataatagtgttaataatattaaaataattaatttaataaaattaaaataaaataacaaatagaggattaaatagcatcaataatcaaagaccaatgaatttaaaaaaaatataaggcaaaataaaatgtgaacaaatttgaaaataatgaatttaaaatgaataataaggaaaagagatttgaaatcaacaatatacaaatcaataaataaattatacacaaatcaacaaaataagaataagccacagaaaataagaacgaaagagagagagaaacttGAGTGaatacttttaataattattattactcccaactcaagtcctttacaatgaagggagaggcctctaattatagttgagcctccccaaatccagcGGTACcgattaattacatcaacggctaagattaaaggatatctacaaattaaatccctaagattacaaaatcatatcttctaagattgcatatcatatctaagattgcatattattgaagattatgtttccatatgtgtcaaacttgtagatggaccttcaaccttttcaaataatgggccattccgatcgggccaaatgatataattttggactggacttggactctgttttattattttgggtttattatttttttgtgagcccgggctaaattggtcTATTACAAAATCTTTTATGAACTGTCAGTTTAATAATATAgctaaaggttattgcatccaccacaaaagaatattatatattttcataatcaatgccaggacttaacaaaaaatttcatatttttattttgtttttgcaaaactacttcatttatacCCTCATTAgttttatacctttagatatttggactactggtccaaaaactccacaaatttaattgtactCAAGTTGCATCTTTCTATTTTGAACAATATAATccatagatttattcaagatcctctttttgtttcattatttcaacaataatatttcGTGCAAAACCATTATTAACCACTTTTATTATTGGTTCcacattttctcaaattgacataacttatcgagatcccttattttcactattttaatcttcagtttCAGGTACTTGAATCTCTTCTAgagttttaattattagttatgtcttagGTCTCTTCTAAAGTACCCGcttccactatatgaccatctagaagTATTTTCACATTTGGAACCGATagatctattatttattctaactgaTTGTCCTACTGggacttttattcaaaatattagatggtatatACATCTGACAGTTAACTTGTAATAAATTAGTTATCTTttttgaacttctggttcaaattactctctaTAAGAATCTAAATaatgataactcattacaagtagTGATTTCATTCAACTATTATTTCTCTCCCTTAATATCGGGAAAACTAtatcaaaatagtaatcacaaatcaGGTCATAATTAAATCtccaaaacattcaaaacattaaaaaatataaggagacttgtaattaatatatattctcaactttctttgaggattcactcatctttgtgcgttgtggtggagcaattggaacatatatacacatacaaaaattcaaagatgaaaaatatttagctcttgactaaaaaccaattgtaatgggggAGTATTTATAACGTATTGGTTTGATGCgtacaacacgtaaatcaacataatctcatgttaaAATAGGacgtttagttctcataagtaatggtttagatatTAATCAGATgcgttcaatcaataatttctctaaaccattatgcgcATAAATAACAAGCTTTTACGGAAGTTTTTTagactcaatcaataaaagattttgatataaACTCACCAGCTTTAGCAatatgaattgtcttaattgcatgatatgaaattaattatttaagcaaGTAATCTTGCAAACAACAAGTTGCAAGTTGgtaacacatatgtgattattttgtagatgcatctaccaaaatcatataatattaaaaccatccacatggtggatgaatgtgcccatattcattttagaaatgcaagacattaaatctcaactttagctagtgagtttctaataatcaattttcattgaaagcaagcaacaaatgagaattctttaaattaaaaattcttctag
The sequence above is a segment of the Gossypium raimondii isolate GPD5lz chromosome 4, ASM2569854v1, whole genome shotgun sequence genome. Coding sequences within it:
- the LOC105780849 gene encoding mitochondrial import inner membrane translocase subunit TIM14-1; translation: MATPFFAGLAVAAAALAGRYGIQAWQAFKARPPKPRMRKFYDGGFQPTMTRREAALILGVRENATAEKVKEQHRKVMVANHPDAGGSHYLASKINEAKDVMLGKTKGSGSAF